The following are encoded in a window of Rubellicoccus peritrichatus genomic DNA:
- a CDS encoding discoidin domain-containing protein translates to MRNVLIAMLALFVSANAFSQESDFQRPEYAPEYIPPGATGDAKSKVSSDGATSLDGTWNLRLEHGYQDGQGWFEASDYGDKIDLPGAVQNAGFGEEVRADTWWTGASGEALYKADKYEKYRQPGNIKVPFFLQPERRFFGHAWYQQDISFEDAPKDKDLILTLERTHWSSKVWLDGKLIGYNDSLAVPHVYNLGSNFSEGEHSLVIKIENNLILPVGGRALSVADDTQGPWNGIIGEIDLHWQNKIHIESVKVYPDYKTKTAKLKYVIQNDTSEQQKAELTINGNSASLALEAGANSYESTVQFGPDAQLWNEFTPVLHPVTITLKSKYGSEVEELQVGLRNIEADGKKFMVNGEETFMRGVIDCAIFPVTGYPPMDKESWLVHLKKMQDSGINHVRFHSWCPPRACFEAADELGMYLMPEAGIWGDPANEQFGTWVEDECKRIIDEYGNHPSFVFFTHGNESWHTQEIVDFLVQLTINLKEYDNRMLHTASANGTGTPSENDDFTCNAYPRGTPGWKGVGFRSPWDNPIIQHEPGQWCVYPNFDEMVKYTGPLKPKNFEIILEMAEENGVLPQWRDFLYASGQLQMLCYKEDCEAALASEDIAGTQLLSIYDFPGQGTSLVGYLDAFMDEKGYFTKEQFTKFWNWSVPLARLRSYEYKSSDVLQAPIIYFYYGPEELKDQTLLWEIVDETGKQYLKGEFSNLDIERGRNKIGEISQPLSSLPAPNMYTLRLSLKDTSIDNHWDFFVYENDPVIDQGDVLIADEVDSEVEAALATGKSVLLFPKSFSYASPRLSFQPVFWNKLLFSHLKDRETLGILVEGEHPIFNSFPTKNHSHWNWEYILENTHSLVMQELPQEGNIVQPIDDWNQNRRLGMIAEYNVGPGKLVVCMADLLEKQEKHPAAKQLLGSILKYMNGPDFQPKSSISLETLSDSLQYSDNKSVLMSLGATVPKIHHQWNDSQYFHIDGNSGTRWEAHFNDGAGWTIIDLKSEKTLQGLTLTNTNIKEFEVFMGNDIDNLQQVTLEDKNHNPQSSLTLPEEDMNTNKAQKIAFKGEAKGQFLKLYIKSIYGHHIKLGELDIIFVIK, encoded by the coding sequence ATGAGAAATGTCTTAATTGCAATGCTAGCACTTTTTGTAAGTGCTAACGCATTTTCACAGGAGTCTGATTTTCAAAGGCCTGAATATGCTCCCGAGTATATTCCCCCGGGAGCTACAGGCGATGCAAAATCTAAAGTTAGTAGTGATGGCGCTACTAGTTTAGACGGAACATGGAATTTGCGGTTAGAACATGGCTACCAAGATGGTCAAGGTTGGTTTGAAGCAAGCGACTACGGTGATAAAATAGACTTACCAGGTGCAGTTCAAAACGCCGGTTTCGGAGAAGAAGTTAGAGCCGATACTTGGTGGACGGGTGCCTCAGGCGAAGCTTTATATAAGGCTGATAAGTACGAGAAGTACCGTCAGCCTGGTAATATCAAAGTCCCTTTCTTCTTACAGCCTGAGCGTAGATTCTTTGGACATGCCTGGTATCAGCAAGACATATCCTTTGAAGATGCTCCCAAAGACAAAGACCTGATTCTCACTCTAGAAAGAACACACTGGTCGTCAAAAGTTTGGCTTGATGGTAAACTGATAGGTTATAACGACTCCCTGGCCGTCCCGCATGTTTATAACCTGGGTTCGAATTTTTCCGAAGGAGAGCACAGCTTAGTCATTAAAATTGAAAATAATCTGATACTTCCTGTAGGCGGTAGAGCACTTAGTGTCGCTGATGATACACAAGGTCCTTGGAATGGAATTATCGGTGAAATTGATTTGCATTGGCAGAACAAGATTCACATCGAGTCCGTAAAGGTGTATCCTGATTACAAGACTAAAACAGCTAAGTTAAAGTACGTCATTCAGAACGATACTAGTGAGCAGCAAAAAGCAGAACTTACTATCAATGGTAACAGTGCGTCATTAGCTTTAGAAGCAGGAGCTAACTCTTATGAAAGCACCGTCCAGTTTGGTCCTGATGCTCAACTTTGGAATGAATTCACCCCTGTTCTTCACCCAGTAACGATTACACTAAAAAGTAAATATGGCAGTGAAGTGGAAGAGCTTCAAGTAGGCCTCAGAAACATCGAGGCTGATGGCAAGAAATTCATGGTCAATGGAGAAGAGACCTTTATGCGCGGAGTAATCGATTGCGCTATCTTCCCCGTAACAGGCTACCCACCAATGGATAAGGAAAGTTGGTTAGTCCATCTGAAGAAGATGCAAGACTCAGGTATTAACCATGTTAGATTCCACTCATGGTGTCCTCCGCGAGCCTGTTTTGAAGCAGCCGACGAGCTTGGTATGTATCTCATGCCTGAGGCGGGTATTTGGGGTGATCCCGCTAACGAGCAATTTGGAACTTGGGTAGAAGATGAGTGTAAACGCATCATTGATGAATACGGCAATCACCCCTCATTCGTTTTCTTCACCCATGGTAACGAATCATGGCATACCCAAGAAATCGTAGACTTTCTCGTACAGCTGACCATTAATCTCAAGGAGTATGACAACCGGATGCTCCACACAGCATCTGCAAATGGTACAGGAACACCGTCAGAAAACGATGACTTTACTTGCAATGCTTACCCCAGAGGTACGCCTGGATGGAAAGGTGTAGGATTTAGAAGTCCATGGGATAACCCCATCATTCAGCACGAGCCCGGCCAGTGGTGTGTCTACCCTAACTTTGACGAGATGGTAAAGTATACAGGCCCTCTGAAGCCGAAGAACTTTGAAATCATCCTCGAAATGGCTGAGGAAAACGGTGTCCTGCCCCAGTGGAGGGATTTCCTGTATGCATCCGGTCAACTACAAATGCTCTGCTACAAGGAGGACTGTGAAGCTGCTTTAGCTTCTGAAGATATTGCGGGTACTCAGTTACTAAGTATCTATGACTTCCCTGGCCAGGGAACTTCATTAGTTGGTTACTTAGACGCCTTCATGGACGAAAAAGGTTACTTTACCAAAGAGCAGTTTACTAAGTTTTGGAACTGGAGCGTGCCCCTAGCCAGGCTCAGAAGTTACGAATACAAGAGCTCGGATGTCCTACAGGCACCGATTATCTACTTCTACTACGGCCCAGAAGAGTTGAAGGACCAGACCTTATTGTGGGAAATAGTTGATGAGACCGGGAAACAATACCTTAAAGGAGAGTTTTCTAACTTAGACATCGAAAGAGGTAGAAATAAGATCGGCGAGATTTCTCAACCTTTGAGCAGCTTACCTGCTCCAAACATGTATACCTTACGTCTCTCTCTTAAGGATACTTCAATCGACAATCATTGGGATTTCTTTGTCTACGAGAACGACCCAGTTATTGATCAAGGTGACGTATTGATTGCCGATGAAGTAGACTCAGAGGTAGAAGCAGCACTCGCAACAGGAAAAAGCGTTTTGTTATTCCCAAAATCATTTAGTTATGCTTCTCCGAGGCTAAGCTTCCAGCCAGTATTCTGGAACAAATTGTTATTCTCACACCTTAAAGACAGAGAAACACTAGGTATTTTGGTTGAGGGTGAACATCCTATATTTAACAGTTTCCCTACAAAGAACCATTCTCACTGGAACTGGGAATATATATTGGAAAATACCCACAGTCTGGTGATGCAAGAGTTACCCCAAGAGGGGAATATCGTTCAACCTATCGACGACTGGAATCAGAACAGAAGACTAGGCATGATCGCAGAGTATAATGTTGGCCCAGGCAAACTCGTCGTGTGTATGGCTGACTTACTTGAAAAACAAGAAAAACACCCTGCGGCTAAACAACTGTTAGGCTCTATTCTAAAGTACATGAATGGTCCTGACTTCCAGCCAAAGTCATCCATTAGTCTCGAAACATTATCTGATTCACTCCAGTATTCAGATAACAAATCAGTATTAATGAGTTTGGGTGCGACGGTTCCTAAAATCCACCACCAATGGAATGATAGTCAGTACTTCCATATTGACGGAAATAGTGGAACTAGATGGGAAGCTCATTTTAATGATGGTGCTGGATGGACAATCATTGACCTGAAGAGTGAAAAGACACTGCAAGGTCTTACGCTTACGAATACAAACATCAAGGAGTTTGAAGTATTCATGGGTAATGATATAGATAATCTTCAGCAAGTTACCCTGGAAGATAAAAACCACAATCCTCAGTCCTCTCTGACGCTGCCAGAAGAGGATATGAACACAAATAAAGCTCAAAAAATTGCTTTCAAAGGCGAAGCTAAAGGACAGTTTCTGAAACTATATATCAAAAGCATATATGGGCATCATATTAAACTTGGTGAATTAGATATCATCTTCGTCATCAAGTAA
- a CDS encoding AraC family transcriptional regulator, translating into MTQLITKTTDSFQSLKSASQTLPIPADYFSGFGEGRIVLKPENLLLFSRTTASELVEMEGMPMKINQHSRWVLIMNLQGEGSVLIGENSYALIPGKILLIRPFEVHTISELKDTEPNWLFLTFDLSIEMHDYLVKHRYYQEATDWFWQLSRACVETYMAKSDLVRNSTPYVASLMLVEMIDNNQADHDRPFANNPLPDAYKRVRAFMKATDSADWNISNAAKYCNLSASRLRVLFKESMQMSLGSYFQHCRLMNAAKELKTTNKSLTELSEQSGYDSVYSFSRAFKSMFGTPPGAYRRSAL; encoded by the coding sequence ATGACTCAATTAATAACAAAAACGACTGATTCCTTTCAAAGCTTAAAGAGTGCCTCACAAACACTCCCAATACCTGCTGATTATTTCAGTGGATTCGGGGAGGGCCGGATCGTCCTGAAGCCGGAGAACCTATTGCTCTTCAGTCGGACGACAGCCAGCGAACTCGTTGAAATGGAAGGTATGCCGATGAAGATTAACCAGCACAGCCGTTGGGTCTTGATCATGAACTTGCAAGGTGAGGGGAGTGTCTTGATCGGTGAAAACTCCTATGCCCTGATTCCTGGAAAAATATTATTAATACGACCCTTCGAAGTTCATACGATCTCCGAGCTCAAGGATACCGAACCAAACTGGTTATTCCTCACGTTCGATTTATCGATCGAGATGCATGATTACCTTGTCAAACACCGTTACTATCAGGAAGCGACTGATTGGTTTTGGCAGCTATCGCGCGCATGTGTGGAGACGTACATGGCTAAGAGCGACCTCGTTCGTAATTCTACCCCATATGTCGCCTCGTTGATGTTGGTCGAGATGATAGACAACAATCAAGCAGATCATGACAGGCCGTTTGCCAACAATCCTCTACCCGATGCCTACAAGCGAGTCCGTGCCTTTATGAAAGCGACAGACAGCGCGGACTGGAACATTTCTAATGCTGCCAAATACTGCAATCTCTCCGCCAGCCGTTTGCGTGTTCTTTTCAAAGAGAGCATGCAGATGAGCCTCGGTAGTTACTTTCAGCATTGCCGTCTGATGAATGCGGCGAAAGAACTGAAGACAACTAACAAAAGCCTAACTGAGCTTTCAGAGCAATCTGGCTATGATTCAGTTTACAGTTTCAGTCGAGCATTCAAGTCGATGTTCGGCACACCTCCAGGAGCCTATCGAAGGTCGGCATTGTAA
- a CDS encoding sodium:solute symporter family protein, which produces MMHLASITLAPIDWSIIAIFFIIVLSIGYVASKTAGKSSSEFFLGGRDMPWWLLGISMVACTFSADTPNLVTGFVRESGVVKNWLWWAFLITGMVTVFIYAKLWRRSEVMTDLEYYELRYHGRGAAFLRGFRSVFLGLFFNVLIMATVTLAIIKYGQIMLGLPAWQCVVFGSIGVVIYATLGGLKGVIWADFFQYSIAMVGAVYAAYIAIQQPEIQAIGGLSGLVGPDSPIADKLAIFPDPSDVSLLVSMLIIPIAVQWWAVWYPGAEPGGGGYVAQRMLAAKDERNAIGATLLFNFMHYAIRPWPWIIVALASLVVFPELSDLKQSFPELDDQYLAHDVAYPAMITKLGPGMLGVVIASIIAAYMSTIGTHLNWGSSYLVNDFYSRFIQKDASEQDRVRAGRICTVGLMVLTGILALQLKSATQAFNLLIITGAGTGTIYILRWFWWRINAITEIVAMFGAIIIGCVLVFGMDVGSFAISIGGTAEEPNFTLDGGTGRLLLAVLLNTIIWLTTIFLTKPENKDTLYKFYQKTRPGGPGWAKLRAMAQTDGVDIEEDDKPWEIPYEILCVFLGTIMIYACLFSIGNFIYGNVQLGLSLGTLSVICCYGIFAVFGKTRAG; this is translated from the coding sequence ATGATGCATCTTGCTTCCATTACACTTGCCCCGATTGATTGGAGCATCATCGCGATCTTTTTTATCATCGTGCTGTCGATCGGCTATGTGGCTTCCAAAACGGCTGGGAAAAGCTCTTCCGAATTCTTCCTTGGCGGACGAGACATGCCATGGTGGTTGCTTGGCATTTCCATGGTGGCCTGTACATTTTCTGCGGATACGCCAAATCTAGTTACCGGATTCGTACGTGAAAGTGGTGTCGTTAAAAACTGGTTATGGTGGGCTTTTCTGATTACTGGCATGGTGACGGTGTTTATTTATGCCAAGCTTTGGCGACGTTCCGAAGTGATGACCGATCTCGAATATTACGAGTTGCGTTACCATGGAAGAGGGGCCGCCTTTCTGCGTGGCTTTCGCTCTGTTTTTCTCGGGCTCTTTTTCAATGTGTTGATCATGGCGACGGTGACGCTCGCCATCATTAAATACGGCCAAATTATGTTGGGCCTTCCTGCTTGGCAATGCGTCGTCTTTGGTTCAATCGGAGTAGTGATCTATGCGACCCTTGGCGGATTAAAAGGCGTCATTTGGGCTGATTTCTTTCAATACAGCATTGCGATGGTGGGAGCCGTTTATGCCGCGTACATAGCAATTCAGCAACCCGAGATACAAGCCATTGGTGGATTGTCTGGATTGGTCGGGCCCGATTCTCCAATTGCGGATAAGCTGGCGATATTTCCGGACCCAAGCGATGTCTCACTGTTAGTTAGCATGTTGATTATTCCGATCGCCGTGCAATGGTGGGCCGTTTGGTATCCTGGAGCAGAACCAGGTGGAGGCGGCTATGTGGCTCAACGTATGCTGGCAGCGAAGGATGAGAGGAACGCTATTGGCGCAACTCTCTTGTTTAACTTTATGCATTATGCAATTCGCCCATGGCCATGGATTATCGTGGCGTTGGCTTCGTTAGTGGTGTTCCCCGAGCTGAGCGATCTTAAGCAAAGCTTCCCAGAGCTCGATGATCAGTATCTGGCTCATGACGTCGCGTATCCAGCGATGATTACAAAGCTCGGGCCGGGAATGCTTGGCGTGGTGATAGCTTCAATCATTGCCGCTTACATGTCGACGATCGGTACACACTTGAACTGGGGCTCTTCGTACCTGGTCAACGATTTCTATAGCCGCTTCATTCAGAAGGATGCCAGCGAGCAAGATCGAGTACGGGCGGGTCGTATTTGCACGGTTGGACTAATGGTACTGACTGGAATTCTGGCGCTTCAGTTGAAGAGCGCAACGCAAGCCTTTAACTTACTCATCATTACGGGCGCTGGTACAGGTACGATTTATATCTTACGCTGGTTTTGGTGGCGTATCAATGCCATCACGGAAATCGTAGCAATGTTCGGGGCGATCATCATCGGTTGCGTTCTTGTTTTCGGCATGGATGTGGGCTCGTTTGCCATTTCAATTGGCGGCACAGCAGAAGAGCCAAATTTCACTTTGGACGGCGGTACTGGCCGTTTGTTGCTAGCTGTGTTGCTAAACACGATTATTTGGCTGACCACTATTTTTCTAACCAAACCGGAAAATAAGGACACGCTTTACAAGTTCTATCAAAAGACGCGTCCGGGCGGTCCAGGTTGGGCGAAACTGCGAGCCATGGCCCAAACAGACGGGGTAGATATTGAAGAAGATGATAAGCCATGGGAAATTCCCTACGAAATACTCTGCGTATTTCTGGGTACGATCATGATCTACGCCTGCCTCTTTTCCATCGGGAATTTCATCTACGGCAATGTGCAACTTGGTCTCAGTCTTGGAACTCTCTCAGTTATCTGCTGCTATGGCATTTTCGCCGTTTTTGGAAAGACACGAGCAGGTTGA
- a CDS encoding acyltransferase family protein — MDRKGEFIVTSDKQQSKPSTERLQSLDALRGFDMLWIVGGAQLIRAFAKATEWRVADVMEKQMWHAPWHGFTAYDLIFPLFMFLAGISIPYAITSRLEKDVHTNDVARRIIRRTVLLIIFGAIYNGALSNFENARIASVLGQIGVGYCIAAFSFLYLRKFKPVLLAFLAVSIFVAIAQLLITVPGYGAGVLTPEGSMNAYLDQLLLPGKMYRENYDPQGVLCMVSGAGITLLGVLTAMILRLRTWSGYKKAAIMVGSGLSLILVSLLINPWYPINKEIWTTTFNLLTGGISLILFAAFYLVIDVFRLSRWSIPLCVIGVNAITIYLAARLFSFNKASELLFGGIASLAEGFSAVIIVAGVILLEWLMLFYLYKKKIFLKV, encoded by the coding sequence ATGGATAGAAAAGGAGAATTTATTGTGACGTCCGATAAGCAACAAAGCAAACCAAGTACTGAACGATTACAATCGCTGGATGCTCTCCGTGGATTCGATATGCTGTGGATTGTCGGTGGCGCCCAATTAATCCGTGCATTTGCGAAGGCAACGGAATGGAGAGTGGCAGATGTTATGGAAAAGCAGATGTGGCATGCTCCGTGGCATGGATTTACAGCTTACGATCTGATTTTCCCTCTCTTCATGTTTTTAGCGGGAATTAGTATTCCATATGCTATTACGAGTCGATTGGAGAAGGATGTTCATACAAATGATGTCGCCCGAAGGATCATTCGTCGAACCGTTCTTCTCATCATTTTTGGCGCAATCTATAATGGGGCATTGAGTAACTTCGAAAATGCCCGAATTGCAAGCGTGCTGGGGCAGATAGGCGTTGGTTATTGTATCGCGGCGTTTTCATTTTTGTATTTACGAAAATTCAAGCCTGTCTTGCTCGCATTTCTCGCCGTATCTATCTTTGTCGCAATAGCTCAATTACTAATCACAGTGCCTGGATATGGAGCGGGAGTATTGACTCCGGAAGGTAGTATGAATGCTTATCTCGACCAGTTGTTGCTGCCTGGAAAAATGTACCGGGAGAACTATGACCCACAAGGAGTCCTGTGCATGGTTTCTGGAGCTGGCATCACATTACTAGGAGTTCTGACGGCCATGATACTACGATTGCGAACATGGAGTGGATACAAAAAAGCAGCCATTATGGTTGGAAGCGGTCTTTCGCTCATTCTTGTCTCTTTGCTAATCAATCCATGGTATCCAATTAACAAGGAGATTTGGACAACGACCTTCAACCTACTGACAGGTGGGATTAGCCTCATTCTTTTCGCTGCGTTTTATTTGGTGATCGATGTCTTTCGCCTATCCCGATGGAGTATTCCATTGTGTGTCATCGGGGTGAACGCGATTACGATCTACTTGGCGGCGAGATTATTCTCTTTTAATAAAGCCTCGGAGCTCTTATTCGGGGGTATCGCCTCACTAGCGGAAGGTTTTAGTGCAGTCATTATAGTCGCCGGCGTTATCCTTCTCGAATGGCTCATGCTTTTCTATCTCTACAAGAAAAAGATTTTTCTCAAAGTATGA
- a CDS encoding alpha-N-acetylglucosaminidase, with amino-acid sequence MKRIALYILAIISILSQSAVANTAHESLYRVFADSANRFDLILSDSDETGDWYQVSIRNNRIQVTGNSPVALCKGAYSFIEGNGYGLMTWEGTRVDIPSQLEDKVYDRIDSSVPLRMYLNPCTYGYTMAWWNWERWEKELDWMAMHGINMPLVLLGQEAIWQQVWEELGIGHSELTDYHCGPAFLPWFRMGNIYNHHGPLPQTWIDKDKALQLKIMKRIKELEMSPIVPAFSGHVPPAFVKKYPESKTYRLAHWGGLEPEKASYLLDPKDPLFAVIGKKFLECYEETYGQANMFLADSFNEMLPPVSKENKNAELAEYGEAIYQGIKGHDPDATWVLQGWTFGHQHYFWTPESTRAFLSKIPKDKVLMLNYGEDRYPLWKKLESFYGYKWTYGYVHNYGGQQSLFGDFNFYRNQYKKLMADPNKGNLVGYGCLPEAIENNSIVYEYIFDIPWGATSEPVQDWVYHYLDGRYGKVTPKVEEAWEIAVGNTYTVKEWKTSHLGYGTYIHNNRPNLDINIGMFHGNPQALSQILKLLLEDYDQYESSDLYYYDILDFAQHYTAYLADLHLLKAAMSYKNNDYANGDLEFAKTKQYLEYLESLQVATGGSFTQWCEDAVSLAETNDQRSLYLKNAKAQITLWGGNRLKDYASKSWSGLLLDFYYPRWELFFNDLKNKGDDFDEIISREAINKWEEKWIENPSIPSSPALMEKNEYLELVKHILKE; translated from the coding sequence ATGAAACGAATAGCTCTATATATCTTAGCAATAATCAGCATCTTATCTCAGTCCGCCGTGGCCAATACAGCTCATGAGTCGTTGTATCGCGTGTTTGCTGATTCTGCAAACCGATTTGATTTGATTCTGAGCGATTCAGACGAAACAGGTGATTGGTATCAAGTAAGCATTCGTAACAACAGAATTCAAGTAACTGGAAATAGCCCGGTGGCTCTCTGCAAAGGGGCCTATTCCTTCATAGAGGGCAACGGATACGGCCTCATGACATGGGAAGGAACTCGAGTTGATATCCCCTCCCAGCTGGAAGATAAGGTGTATGATCGTATCGATTCATCCGTTCCGTTGCGAATGTATCTGAATCCATGCACTTATGGGTACACCATGGCATGGTGGAATTGGGAAAGGTGGGAGAAGGAGTTAGACTGGATGGCAATGCACGGAATCAACATGCCCTTGGTTTTACTCGGACAAGAAGCAATCTGGCAGCAGGTATGGGAGGAACTAGGCATCGGCCACTCGGAACTGACTGATTACCACTGCGGACCGGCATTCCTGCCCTGGTTTCGAATGGGGAATATTTACAATCATCACGGCCCCTTGCCCCAGACTTGGATCGATAAAGACAAGGCTCTCCAACTGAAGATCATGAAGCGCATTAAGGAGTTAGAAATGTCTCCTATCGTTCCTGCATTTAGCGGCCATGTACCTCCTGCATTCGTCAAAAAGTATCCAGAGTCGAAGACTTATCGTTTAGCACACTGGGGAGGACTTGAACCTGAAAAAGCATCCTACTTGCTCGACCCGAAAGATCCCCTTTTTGCAGTTATCGGAAAGAAGTTTCTGGAATGTTACGAGGAAACCTATGGGCAAGCCAATATGTTCTTGGCTGACTCCTTTAACGAAATGCTGCCGCCCGTTTCTAAAGAAAATAAAAATGCCGAACTCGCCGAATACGGCGAAGCTATCTATCAAGGAATCAAGGGACACGATCCAGACGCGACATGGGTGCTGCAGGGTTGGACTTTCGGGCATCAACATTACTTTTGGACCCCAGAAAGCACACGAGCTTTTTTAAGTAAAATACCAAAAGACAAAGTGCTCATGCTTAACTACGGCGAGGATCGCTACCCATTGTGGAAAAAGTTGGAATCGTTTTATGGGTACAAGTGGACCTATGGCTACGTCCACAACTATGGCGGCCAACAATCTCTATTCGGCGATTTTAATTTTTATCGGAACCAGTATAAGAAATTAATGGCAGATCCGAACAAAGGTAATCTGGTGGGTTACGGGTGCTTGCCGGAAGCGATTGAAAACAATTCTATCGTATACGAATACATTTTCGACATTCCGTGGGGCGCCACTAGCGAACCAGTACAAGATTGGGTATACCATTATTTGGATGGTCGCTACGGAAAAGTAACTCCCAAAGTCGAAGAAGCATGGGAAATCGCAGTGGGTAACACCTACACAGTGAAAGAATGGAAAACCAGTCACCTGGGCTACGGTACATATATCCACAACAATCGGCCAAACCTCGACATCAACATTGGCATGTTCCACGGCAATCCGCAGGCACTCTCTCAAATCTTAAAGTTACTCTTGGAAGACTATGACCAATATGAATCGAGCGATCTTTATTATTACGACATTCTTGATTTTGCACAGCACTACACCGCTTATCTAGCGGACCTACATTTGTTGAAGGCAGCCATGTCTTATAAAAACAATGACTACGCGAACGGCGACTTAGAATTTGCGAAGACAAAACAGTATTTAGAATATCTGGAAAGCCTACAGGTTGCCACAGGGGGTTCCTTCACCCAATGGTGCGAGGACGCGGTATCGCTGGCAGAAACCAATGATCAACGATCGCTTTACCTGAAAAATGCAAAAGCACAGATCACCTTGTGGGGCGGGAACCGCCTGAAGGATTATGCCAGCAAAAGCTGGTCTGGTTTACTGTTGGATTTCTACTACCCTCGCTGGGAATTATTCTTTAATGATTTAAAGAACAAGGGAGACGATTTTGATGAAATTATATCCAGAGAAGCGATAAATAAGTGGGAAGAAAAATGGATTGAAAACCCCTCCATCCCAAGCAGCCCTGCATTAATGGAAAAAAACGAGTATCTAGAGTTGGTTAAACACATTCTTAAGGAATGA
- a CDS encoding AraC family transcriptional regulator: MKDRLELSYLYGGEIVYQPGETLKQRRLIDFEFVYIMSGEVIHYVNDEAYMAKPGTLILGHEGDTEGYHWDTKQTTRHAYFHFKIENVPSDWPDKTKWPRLRLNPHPLSVSLFRHILNRTYAHTDWPAASPGRCDCLLMETLMDTFLDENIEEEICFERSRPEPVRKAIKWMRQQIDECPNDKFSLDDIASAAGCTPKHLCRLFKNSTGHSPSRTGALMRLQLSLVLLTRTNLNVSQIAVRCGFDNPLYFSRSFSKTFGHSPSAVRTACVNGIPPPSALLPNDIVPRIRW, translated from the coding sequence ATGAAAGATAGATTAGAGTTAAGTTATCTATATGGTGGAGAAATTGTTTATCAACCAGGAGAGACGCTCAAACAGAGAAGGTTGATCGACTTTGAGTTTGTCTACATCATGAGCGGCGAAGTCATACATTATGTAAACGACGAGGCATATATGGCTAAACCAGGCACACTTATTCTTGGGCACGAGGGAGACACTGAAGGCTACCATTGGGACACTAAACAAACCACACGACATGCTTACTTTCACTTCAAAATTGAAAATGTTCCCAGTGATTGGCCTGACAAAACGAAATGGCCACGGCTACGCTTAAATCCGCACCCGCTTTCAGTAAGTCTTTTTCGCCACATCCTAAACCGTACATACGCTCACACCGATTGGCCAGCAGCCAGTCCCGGCCGGTGTGACTGTCTCTTAATGGAAACATTGATGGACACATTCTTGGATGAAAACATAGAAGAAGAGATTTGCTTTGAGCGAAGCCGACCCGAACCCGTTCGCAAGGCAATCAAGTGGATGCGGCAACAGATTGACGAGTGCCCAAACGATAAATTTTCTTTAGATGATATAGCTTCCGCCGCAGGCTGCACCCCAAAACACCTTTGCCGATTATTCAAGAATTCGACTGGTCATTCCCCGAGTAGAACCGGAGCTTTAATGCGCCTGCAACTATCCCTAGTGTTGCTAACACGCACTAATTTAAATGTCTCACAGATTGCCGTTAGGTGCGGATTTGATAATCCACTCTACTTCTCACGAAGTTTCAGCAAAACTTTTGGGCATTCGCCATCAGCGGTTCGCACTGCTTGTGTAAACGGAATTCCTCCTCCTTCAGCACTCCTACCTAACGACATAGTGCCCAGAATTCGCTGGTAG